The following are from one region of the Sebaldella sp. S0638 genome:
- a CDS encoding DNA adenine methylase encodes MQVIKTGFSGNKSNRVKEIAELTRNGKYTRIVEIFGGSCVISNNLLKEKIVEEAIANDYDHYFDNFEEHIHFKENFIEKLLKLGLEKSKERRMSKEHQEVVQNSLKDKDKNLLKYLSKNFVFSSKRAAAEIKIKDFIYFTNDITIEKDLEYIRHLKNVKLDSLDYKEFIEKYIKFGDRKTLVVVDPPYLNSSQKQYGDEFFGLEKTIKLLNSLKEKRNDFIFFNQIKEDSIELLKLYDFNFEYNTRVSYMSAGRKREDFMAHIKFSEVANNE; translated from the coding sequence ATGCAAGTAATAAAAACAGGATTTTCAGGTAATAAATCAAACAGAGTAAAAGAAATAGCAGAGTTAACCAGAAATGGAAAATATACAAGAATAGTTGAAATATTTGGTGGTTCTTGCGTAATTTCTAATAATCTATTAAAAGAAAAAATAGTAGAGGAAGCAATAGCAAATGATTATGATCATTACTTTGATAATTTTGAAGAACATATTCATTTCAAAGAAAATTTTATAGAAAAATTACTGAAATTAGGGCTGGAAAAGTCAAAAGAGCGAAGAATGAGTAAAGAACATCAGGAAGTAGTACAAAATTCATTGAAAGATAAAGATAAAAATTTATTGAAATATTTATCAAAGAACTTTGTTTTTAGTTCTAAGAGAGCAGCAGCAGAAATAAAAATAAAGGATTTTATATATTTTACAAATGATATAACCATAGAAAAAGACCTTGAATATATAAGACATTTGAAAAATGTAAAATTGGATAGTTTAGATTATAAGGAATTTATAGAAAAATATATAAAGTTTGGTGATAGAAAGACATTAGTGGTAGTTGATCCACCATATCTAAATTCATCACAAAAACAGTATGGTGACGAGTTTTTTGGACTAGAAAAAACAATAAAATTATTAAATAGTTTGAAGGAAAAAAGAAATGATTTTATATTTTTCAATCAGATAAAAGAGGATTCAATAGAGTTATTGAAATTATATGATTTTAATTTTGAATACAATACACGAGTATCTTATATGTCTGCCGGAAGAAAAAGAGAGGATTTTATGGCACATA